The Brassica napus cultivar Da-Ae chromosome C7, Da-Ae, whole genome shotgun sequence genome has a segment encoding these proteins:
- the LOC106411128 gene encoding protein RCC2 gives MAAMNSTSGKKDESSEEKGGELLFCGATSWDIVGRRKGVEGNLLSPTRLRPLLGVNIRFVASGCASCHCVALDVEGRCYTWGRNEKGQLGHGDMIQRDRPTVVSGLSKYKIVKAGAGRNHTVVVSDEGRAFAFGWNKHGQLGLGTAKNGFVSVEVESSPVPCVVSDEVTSIACGADFTVWLSSTEGASILTAGLPQYGQLGHGTDNEFNMKDGSVKLAYEAQPRPKAIASLAGETIVKVACGANHTVAVDKNGFVYTWGFGGYGRLGHREQKDEWSPRRIDVFQRHNVLPPNAIVSAGSANSACTAGGGQLYMWGKIKNNGDDWMYPKPMMDLSGWNLRWMDSGSMHHFVGADSSCISWGHAQYGELGYGPHGQKSSAAPKKVDILEGMHVMGVACGFCHSMVIVDRTEDIADRLEQLEIYDGKGSLEETVEQPKEETVTTTTKQQVPAKRGRKRKAAKASSDSEQDSDEENSDKEKEAKGSDSDYSEDGEEEANGKKQSTRGRGRGRGGRGRGGRTGNGKASPVKTGRGRGRPRKS, from the exons ATGGCAGCGATGAATTCAACCTCGGGGAAGAAGGATGAGAGCTCGGAGGAGAAGGGCGGTGAGCTTTTGTTCTGCGGCGCTACTTCTTGGGACATCGTTGGAAGACGCAAAGGTGTTGAAGGCAACTTGCTCTCTCCCACTCGGTTAAGGCCTCTCCTCGGCGTCAACATTCGATTCGTCGCATCTGGCTGCG cTTCGTGTCATTGTGTGGCTTTGGATGTTGAAGGTCGTTGCTACACCTGGGGACGCAATGAG AAAGGGCAGTTAGGTCATGGTGATATGATCCAACGTGACAGGCCAACGGTTGTGTCTGGACTCTCTAA GTACAAGATTGTGAAGGCGGGAGCAGGGAGGAACCATACGGTTGTTGTTAGCGATGAAGGCAGGGCCTTTGCTTTTGGCTGGAATAAGCATGGGCAGTTGGGTTTAGGCACCGCCAAAAACG gGTTTGTGTCTGTAGAAGTTGAATCGTCGCCTGTTCCATGTGTTGTCTCTGACGAGGTCACGAGCATTGCTTGTGGGGCTGACTTCACTGTGTGGTTATCTTCTACTGAAGGAGCCTCTATACT gACTGCTGGACTCCCGCAATATGGTCAACTTGGTCATGGAACTGATAATGAG TTCAATATGAAGGATGGCTCAGTTAAACTCGCCTACGAAGCTCAGCCACGTCCTAAAGCCATAGCCTCTCTTGCAGGGGAAACGATTGTCAAAGTTGCATGTGGAGCGAATCATACAG TGGCCGTCGATAAGAATGGGTTTGTTTACAC GTGGGGCTTTGGTGGATATGGAAG GCTTGGACATAGGGAGCAGAAAGATGAGTGGTCTCCTCGCCGCATTGATGTGTTTCAGAGACATAATGTTTTGCCTCCTAATGCCATCGTCTCTGCTGGCTCTGCAAACTCTGCTTGTACTGCTG GGGGAGGACAGTTATATATGTGGGGAAAGATCAAGAACAATGGTGATGATTGGATGTACCCTAAACCTATGATGGATCTAAG TGGTTGGAACTTGCGTTGGATGGATTCAGGAAGCATGCATCACTTTGTTGGTGCGGATAGTTCTTGCATAAGCTGGGGTCATGCTCAGTATGGTGAACTTGGTTATGGCCCCCACGGTCAAAA ATCCTCTGCAGCGCCTAAGAAGGTGGATATACTCGAGGGAATGCATGTTATGGG TGTGGCATGCGGGTTTTGTCATTCTATGGTCATAGTGGACAGAACAGAAGATATCGCTGATCGTCTTGAGCAG CTCGAGATCTACGACGGGAAAGGATCATTAGAAG AGACTGTTGAACAACCCAAAGAAGAAACtgtgacaacaacaacaaagcaaCAAGTACCTGCCAAAAGAGGTAGAAAGAGGAAAGCAGCAAAGGCTTCGTCTGACTCTGAACAAGACAGTGATGAAGAAAACAGTGACAAGGAGAAGGAAGCTAAAGGCAGTGACAGTGACTATagtgaagatggagaagaagaagccaatgGCAAGAAACAGAGCACTCGTGGCAGAGGCCGTGGCCGTGGAGGACGTGGTCGCGGCGGCCGCACTGGTAATGGAAAAGCTTCGCCGGTGAAGACCGGTCGGGGAAGAGGAAGACCACGCAAGTCTTAG